The sequence agtctttctacaagtttttggaaagctgggttttcttgacattcttggagaagttctttgGTGATCTTTGTTTCccccatatttgcatattcatcaaaaggattggacaatctatgacccatacttgattctTGTTGTGATTCCTtctgtttgtttctttgagatcgagtgacaatgggcattaaTATATTTGTACCATGATGAATTCTTCTTCTTTGATTGGAGTTCTTGGTGGGGTTGGTTGGATGcctctttctgaatgtaagccctacttctcaaaggttctttgtcaaattcatttgtttttccttcAATATACAATCACATATGACACAAGAATGTacaatgtgatgcaaagagtttacgattgatatagagaaatttattccttttaacaagtgtcttagaactaggttgtctcttctttaaatAAGTGTTtcgatgaagacttgttcttctcaaaatatgaggaatagttatacacaaatgatcaaaggttaatgttgatgttgatgctgatgttgTATGttggatactttgtttgaaaaatcatgtttactttatcaagtagaggtttagttcaattcacctccacgacaaagtgtgtcaaatgatatggatagtctcccgatatggaaacttgatttgacaacttaaggaccaaactaggtatttgttttgataggatcctttggatggtgaaactttgatcactattctaatactccttaattttgttggatgaagtttgATCTCAATCTAGTTAATATTTTGAAAAACTCATTCTAAGAGTgccttgttggatttggaaattttcttactGATGATCTCTTTCAAATTTTTTTTCACTATATTTGCTAAAGGACCCGAAAGGGTATTTGAAATTGTTGATAAAAATTTCCCAAAGTGAttgatttgctctttgtttttccctAATATTGATCATGTGCTAAGACAGAGACCCGATGCACTGAAGATAGTTCTTGAAGCACTACAGAATGTTCACTATGCACTATACTACCTTTCCCACGTACTACTTTAGACTATTTGATAATGAATTGGCTAGATGGGTTATGGCCTAATATGTCCTAGTTACATGCTAATTTTTATATGAAAGTGCTATAATATGTCTTGAATGTGCTAGGTTGGTGCTTGAATGTGCTATAGTGATGTCGATAAGCACTACCTGGAATTTTACCAGTCTGATACTGATTATGCACTAGGTtgagtgatgaaagtgctaagttttGGTACAAATGCGCTATTGAATGTTTGCGACACGCTAGGTTGTTTCTCCTATGCGCGAACTATCctgatttctttgtttgatacTTTTGATGTGATgttgaaaaataacacttgtgatttgatggatgattttctgaaaatgacttgaaaacatgacatatagaagagataaccattttgtctattctaaacaagtagtgtatgttcttttgaggattttttcaaatcctcgatgttttcactggtttggattacaaaaagacaaatcaagtagactctttattaaaaggtcatcaacaatatcataccACACTTGTCTCGATATGACGTCAGCTCAAACAAGCTTGTCACCCCCtagggtgtgcccatttttttaAGCCTTTTGCCATatattaacccaaagtgaattgcttcatagttgagtagttatcttgggagatatatggtgagtgatcttggggatggattcttccccacccttgcactctgatattgccaatgtttggttactgactcagttcaaagtttctaatgcgaaggtttttaatcaggcttttgTTCGGTCTTCAATCTTAAACTCCCTTGGGAGACTTCCCaatctttagaacaaagactttacgtatcttaaagatattgggggaagactaatcactaagaaaaaccattgaaggggactttcgtcagcctccacatttgattatagtgggttggaacacttggcgataaagccatttcccacttaggtcgttcccctctcaccgaccattaatGGTGCCGTAAGGGCAACTagggagggtaggccttctaaaggatttaattgcttgaagtaaaataagcataagagtggtttggctttttggtcacccaattaaggggagagcatataccttccacttttgagacaaggcaaacaattttgtttttaattttcaaGGAAATGATTTGctaagatctatttggagatgttgctccaacaagcatggtgttattTTTAGCCTTTCATAGAAAAAAGGTGTGTTTCAAAACTTTGGAAAATAAacatggtcaacaaaataaaatcatgcattggtcaacaaaatgaaaattgtgCAACCAATCGTCAATGAAGTTCTTTTTATTTTGTATCAAAATGAAAGTGAGGTCCCTTTTTAACTTTacaaaataaaggtttgtttgtacTTGTTTTTaaccttttacaaaaataaaaagtaAGATCTTGTTTTAAGCACTAAAGAAATGAcaaggttctttttaactttgcaccAAAAAGAAAGTGAGAtactttttaactttgcaaaaataaaggtttgtttgtagttctttttaaccttttgcaaaaataaaaagtaaggtcttgttttaagcactaaagaaatgatgaggttcttttAAACTAACTTGAAAAAGCTAagaaaaaagaacaatcaactttctaaatctaactcctccaatctgCAAGAAATGATTAGTTACCTACAATAAAAGAAAGTTAGTGAAAAAAATTAAGGTCTTAGGCAGGCTTATACAAGCCTAATTTTATCTCTATTACAAATTATCCCTTCTCTCTGCCAGAGTCACTTGCTAAACCTTTGCACATATGCGCTATAGAAAGGTACAAAAACACTAAAGTATGACTCCTACGCACTGCTCTGATTTCTTAATGCACTATGTTGATACCTTGATGcgcaagaaagaaacaaaaaatgtTATGCACTAAAAGTAAGCTCCAAAGCGCTACAAGGAGTCTCCTATGCACTAAAAAGTGTGAAGAAGGCGCTACTGTTTGCTATAGATGCACTAAAGTATACTCTAGATCCACTAAAATGGTATTCCAGTGTGCTTGTAATCCTTGTCCTACACataaaatgatgttatttatggggatgagccccacggtgggcaccaaaaatgcaTGTAGGAAAATGTGGTGATGAAAATGAATAACTCAAATCAAGAATACCCACAAACCAATGAGattcttggtgcaagtatatgaaccgATTCAATaaattcaacttcccaaggggtgtcccattgttctctatctcacaggatccctaaagtcaatgtttttgctctcagatcattgagcaaagtgacctaggaatgacaactccaagaatgagtgatgtttaatttatatgcatgaatgctttctaagatgtatgatattaaaactatgatgattaagctagcataaagatgattatatgataaaagattagaaaTTATCCTAGcaaatgatatactatcctagcataaatattctatgatatattaaaatgtttctaaatggtattatgatgatttaacaaagagagactaaatgtttagtaatttaggctataatgtagatgcatgaaaacttggagattatgaaaatgaggaatgagagctctatttatagggaaaatagggcaatggatggtcaagattgaataatcttaacaagggccaagatcaaaagttaatcaatccatgtttacaattctcaccaatgaaataatgacaattgtcaataagaggtttcttgagaggagatgtaagaagcattaaatgcttgagaagacatgaaggttgccctatgaggtaagggttaaggctaggttagggttatccaatggataaagcttttacccaaggggaaaactcttgtgcaagggttaataggataaccaaggttaaagtcatgaattcttgatgagacccttgggttagatgaaggttaagttacagagaaagtctctaaccatgcaagaaggttgagttaaccattaatggttaggaagactttgagggttaacttgttgaagacataaagccttctatgcatttcaaagactttggaggctttgagaagtgacttctctttgcttaggaatacAACAATAATTAGgatatgaattaggctaaattgaaagtgattagaagaatctagaagggctttaggagacaagtgggagatgtaggaaaatgcaagcggATGgatgaggattttaattaaaattaaattactttatttcaaccaaaatgcaacttgcataaatacaagtaaGTAAGGGGATTTCataaataaattagatctatttttttgcacgggtcaatttaattaaatgtaaatttaattaaaaagggagaaaggggaattaattaaataaagtttattttaatgaaaggctagaaaaggtttaggtgaatttaattaaataaattgagtaattcttttaatcaaatagatgaaaatgaagaaattaattaaatagaatttaattaataggagaaatggggttaaaataaatattaaatatttatttaggaaagtggtcagatttatacgtctacacaataagtgtttctatattgaaaaaaatcATATatgtaatatacaaatatattagtGGATACATGAAAATATGTATTAATTTATAAATGCCTTTGGAATACAAGATTTTTTAAAgaatagttaattaaatattttctataAGAAAATTTATGGTTTATAAAACAGGGAAAATTAGAAACAAAGGATATATTAGCTCTAGAACATTTATATGTGCAATACTTCAAGAAAATGTCATAGATATATCTTATCTCTTTGATTCTTAGCACTTTCCCATGTAGTTTCAATGTCTTGAATAAAAGACACCACATTTAGGGAGAGGCATGCAATGAATTTTTAAGCATGTTGGTGTACTTTGTATCATTATTTATAAAAATAtacattatttatatataaatttgtatgatttttgtatttgattgTTGAAGGTTGAAGAGACATAAAAATCTATAATGATTATGTAGGTTAATTGATGCAATAAGACAAATACCACAACAGAACAAACTCTATTTATATAATGGTGGATTGTATTAATAATAAGAAAGTTATTTAAGAAGTGATGATACAACTAACATTGTGTATGTAATAGAAATACAACTTTATGAGTCTTAACAATTTTTATAGGACAAAAATTACAACTTTATGTTTTACTTTTAATTGTAATATtaattcattttaaaattaatgtttttggcttgAAGTGTTATCAAATAAATAATGGACAAAAATATTTATAGCTTTGTCTCTTATAGACTAAATGAAATGACATTACAAAAAATTATAAATGCTCACAATTTAATGATAGAAGTAGAAACATTTGTTTCTATTGACCATTTGTTGGTGTATTATGTTAATATAGGAAGTACATAATGATATTTTTTATTCCTTCAATTGACAAAGGAAGGGGTCTAGTTACCATCCATGTTCCAATTACCATCATTGGATTTTGTTAATTAAAATCCTACTAAAAAATCTTTTACTGTGCTAATAGTCATTCATTGGTACATTCCAATAATTGGAAAATAAGTTAGTAATTAAACCAATTATGCAATTTTATAGGTAATAATAGCACACAATTATTGgtacatttgtgcttaactattggATCAATTATGCAAATTTTGTGGTTGTCAAACTGAATGGTTAATCAAGCAATGGAGAATATGTGTGTGATACCAACtaaaaatgaccacttttttaCTTTTGTGTACATAAGGAATCCCACATTTGTCATAACTACTCCAAACTCAAAACAATAGCTATTTGCACTTAAGTCGACTATGACTTGACAAGAAAAAATCATCAACAATCTGATTTAATATGTAGATAGTTAGAATGCATGAAATATCACcaaatttgtaaaaaaataaaatcgTATATTAAATTACAGGTGAGGATTTATTAGATTAAGATGAAGATGAAATGAACTTCATCTTCACTTCTACTTCTAAATATATACAGTCAACAGTTGAGGGGACAACCTCGCTGCCTTGAACTTGTGGTATAACAAAATAGTCCAGTATTTGTATCCTGGCTTTTGAGTGTGAACACAAAAATTATGTAGGAAACTCAAATTTTATTATGGAAGAAGCCATGTGTTTTCCGTCAAAACAGTCGTTATATGTAAATGAAATGATAGAAGACTGTTAAACCGGGTGCAGGTTAGATGGAACCCATTTCTCCGTAAGAAAAGGGCAGTGGAAGAAAGGGCGGAAGAGAATCTTGGGCCTCAAGTATCTCAACCAGCTGCCTCATGCAAGGTCTTGCTTGTGGACGAGGATCACAACATAGGATTGCCCATTTCAACACACGTTCCATCTCATCCTCAACGTAATCACCACCGAGCATGGGGTCGGCTGCGTCCAACAACCGGTCTTTCCCATAGAGCAGTCGCACCCAATCAACTAACAAGATTTGGGCGGAATCAACAGCCCGTCTTCCACAAGCAACCTCCAACATCACTACGCGAAAGCTGAACACGTCCGTGCTGGTACTCGCTTTTCCTGTGTTTATGAATTCCGGGGCGATGTATCCAGGAGTTCCCACTACGCGGCTTGTGTGTGGATTTTCATTCTGTTCATACAAGAGAGCAAACCCAAAATCCCCTAATTTTCCATTCAAATCTGCATCCAGCAAAATGTTGCTGGTTTTGATGTCTCTGTGTACTACCGTTTGCTCCCATTCTTCGTGAAGATACAGCAATCCTGCCGCCACATCCTTCAGAATTTTGAACCGTTGCCCCCATGCCAGCACTCCGTTCGGATTCTCGATGATCACATTGTCCAGACTTCCATTGGACATGTAATCGTAAACTACGAATAACTCTTTTCTTCGCCTGCAGTAGCCTCTGATCTGCACAAGGTTCCGGTGCTTGAGACGACCCAAACTAGAAATTTCTGCTACAAATTCCTTTGCTTCCTCTTGACAGATAGATTTAACCGCAACTTGGAGCCCAGTACCAGGAAGAACACCTTTGTAAACACGGCCGGATACTCCGGAGCCCAAAATTTGGTCGTCTCTGAATCCTTTTGTTGCAATAGAGAGGTCCCTGTAGCTGTATCTGTGAAGCCAATATCCAGACTCCcattcttcaacaaaattcctACGCTTTCTTCTCTTCAACCATAGCAGAAGACCCACAACTATTACCAAGATTACAACAGTGAGACTCAGACTAACAATAGCTATCAGTCCAATGTTTACGGTCTGGTTATGAAGGAATGAAGGAAGATGAGTTGTATCCAAGGGAGAAGCTGCTCCATTTGTACTGAAACTCCAAGTAAGAATATAATGGTCTTCAACATAAGTTCCTGTAGCCGCAGAGAAACCAACATACATTTCTTCTTCGAGAATGGCCGACAGATTGAGTTCTCTCAGAGATATAAGTGGCTTTTCCGGCCTAAGCGAACCGGCTTTTACAATGGTGACATTGAGCTCCCGTTCAAGATGATCATAATCAATCCAAGCTTGAATATTCTGTCCACTGTTGAGATCCAAATCTTGGAACTCTCTTTTGTTAATCCAATAACCAGCAGGCTTGGACTCCTTAGAGGTGAGTTCGTTGATGTCCACACCCACATGATTGTCGTTGATGTCTTGGAATTCCTCGGTCTTGATTGTGTCAAACACGACAGCAAACAGATGATTGTAGGGTTGTCCGTTGCTCGAAAGATTAAGCAAACCCAGAAACTCAGTTGGTAAAACCCCGACAGGGGACTTGTGAGGGGTCATCATAAAAGCCAATCCATGGCCGCTTCGTGAATGCTCTGAAGAATAAGGTACCATGCTGAACACAAATGTGGTGCTGAATGAACGAAATGTTGTATTTTTCATTCTCACAGGTAGAGGGTATAAAGCACGACCGAAGAGGTACTCTGATTGACTGGTGAGGGAGACGACATTTGAATGCACCGAAGCATTTCCGAATAAGTCGAGGGTTGAGGAACTGAATAGATTAAAGGTAAAGCTTGTATGGCTTTCTGCAACGGCAAGGACAAGGGAGAATGCGAGGACTAGATTCCATCCCACCCACATGATAATCGACTTTAAATTGTATTGGTGTTTCCAGTCGATGCTCCAGCTTTGGAAACCGCGTTGCAGAGGTCGGTTGTCTAGAAAACAAGGATGCTTAGAATTCCGGGTGAGTGGTCCTTACTTCATTCCAGGTTAACACGACAAGTATTTCAATCGTGGCTGCACTCTTATCACACAAGAAGAGATTACGTATAGACCGGGAAAACGTATATAAGATTACGTATTTAAATAACCATTTTACAATATGTaattcttattaaaaaaaaaaagttggtaAGAAGGGTTAACAATTGTTaaatttatcatttagttgagaaTAAAATTCAATGGTTGTTATATGAAATGTAATTTCAATGTCAATGATAGAGCTTATGAATTTAATTCAATAATAGAGGTTATGAATTTAATTGTGCAATAatatttataaatgttattataaTTTcacaaaa is a genomic window of Cryptomeria japonica chromosome 7, Sugi_1.0, whole genome shotgun sequence containing:
- the LOC131032617 gene encoding L-type lectin-domain containing receptor kinase IV.1-like, yielding MWVGWNLVLAFSLVLAVAESHTSFTFNLFSSSTLDLFGNASVHSNVVSLTSQSEYLFGRALYPLPVRMKNTTFRSFSTTFVFSMVPYSSEHSRSGHGLAFMMTPHKSPVGVLPTEFLGLLNLSSNGQPYNHLFAVVFDTIKTEEFQDINDNHVGVDINELTSKESKPAGYWINKREFQDLDLNSGQNIQAWIDYDHLERELNVTIVKAGSLRPEKPLISLRELNLSAILEEEMYVGFSAATGTYVEDHYILTWSFSTNGAASPLDTTHLPSFLHNQTVNIGLIAIVSLSLTVVILVIVVGLLLWLKRRKRRNFVEEWESGYWLHRYSYRDLSIATKGFRDDQILGSGVSGRVYKGVLPGTGLQVAVKSICQEEAKEFVAEISSLGRLKHRNLVQIRGYCRRRKELFVVYDYMSNGSLDNVIIENPNGVLAWGQRFKILKDVAAGLLYLHEEWEQTVVHRDIKTSNILLDADLNGKLGDFGFALLYEQNENPHTSRVVGTPGYIAPEFINTGKASTSTDVFSFRVVMLEVACGRRAVDSAQILLVDWVRLLYGKDRLLDAADPMLGGDYVEDEMERVLKWAILCCDPRPQARPCMRQLVEILEAQDSLPPFLPLPFSYGEMGSI